The following nucleotide sequence is from Pseudarthrobacter psychrotolerans.
CTCGAAGCAGAGCTGGTGGAGCGCATCCGCGCCGTAGACCCCTCCGTAACCGTTCTCTATGACCCGGACCTGCTTCCGCCCGAGCGTTTTCCAGCCGACCACTCCGGGGATCCGGACTTCAAACGCACTCCCGCGCAGGAGGAGCGGTACTGGGCCATGCTCAACAAAGCGCAGGTGCTGTACGGCCTGCCCAACGAAAGCCCCGCGGGCCTGGCCCGCATCGCGCGCGAGAACCCACGGCTCCAGTGGGTCCACGCCATGGCCGCCGGCGCCGGCGGTGCCGTCAAGGCATCCGGACTGGACCAGGAAACCCTCCTCAAATTCAAGGTGACTACCTCCGCCGGCGTCCACGCCCTGCCGCTGGCAGAATTCGCTGCCCTGGGGATCTTCAACGGCTTCAAGCGAAGCGCCGAGCTGGCCCAGGACCAGGCCGCCAAGGTGTGGCCCGAGCTTCGGACCCCCACCCGCCTGGTCAGCGGTTCCACCCTGGTGGTGACCGGCCTGGGCGAAATCGGCCTGGAGACGGCCCGGATCGCCCGCGCCCTGGGCATGACGGTCAGCGGCACCAAGCGGAACGTTGAGCCGATCGAAGGAATCGAGCAGGTTGCCGGCAACGACGGACTGCCCGGGCTGCTCGCCACGGCAGACGCCGTCGTCAACACCCTGCCCGGAACGCCGTACACGGAAAAGCTGTTCAACCGTGAGGTATTTGCTGCCATGAAGCCGGGAACTGTGTTTGTGAACGTCGGCCGCGGCACCGTGGTGGACGAGGACGCCCTGCTGGAGGCCCTGGACAACGGCCAGGTTTCCTACGCCTGCCTTGATGTCTTCGCCGTGGAACCGCTGCCCCAGGACAGCCCGCTGTGGAACCACCCCAAGGTTATGGTGTCGCCGCACACTTCGGCACTCAGTGCCGCGGAGAACCGCCTGATCGCGGAGCGCTTCTGCAGCAACCTGCGTACGTTCCTCAACGGCGGCGACCTGCCCCACCTCGTGGACCCGGTCCACTTCTACTAAGGGGCAGCCCCCGGCCTGCACCACAGAGCCCCTGCCGCGGATCCTGAAAACAGGAATCCGCAGCAGGGGCTCTTTTGTGTCCGCGTCGTTTCGGCGCTTGCGTCGGCCGTTATTTGGGTGTCCAGCAGGGGAAAAACCAGCCGGGCGGCACCGGGAAGGCGCATCCTGCGTGGGCATTAACGCAGGAAGGCGGCCTCCCCATCCAGGGGAGGCCGCCTCTTGCGTGAGTGGAGTGCCTAGCTGGCATCCTCCACCAGGAGCAGGTCCCGGCCGTTGGTTTCGGGGGCGAAGAAGGTGGTGCCGAAGGAGATCAGCGCCAGGACCAGGGAGTAGATCGCGGGAACGAGCCAGGAATGGCCTGTCGCAGCCAGCAGGGCCACACCGATCATGGGTGCGAATCCGCCGGCCAGGACGGCGGAGAGTTCACGGCTCAGCGCTACGCCGGTGAAGCGGTGCTGG
It contains:
- a CDS encoding D-2-hydroxyacid dehydrogenase, which gives rise to MMNTMTTLTTVAIAVPLEAELVERIRAVDPSVTVLYDPDLLPPERFPADHSGDPDFKRTPAQEERYWAMLNKAQVLYGLPNESPAGLARIARENPRLQWVHAMAAGAGGAVKASGLDQETLLKFKVTTSAGVHALPLAEFAALGIFNGFKRSAELAQDQAAKVWPELRTPTRLVSGSTLVVTGLGEIGLETARIARALGMTVSGTKRNVEPIEGIEQVAGNDGLPGLLATADAVVNTLPGTPYTEKLFNREVFAAMKPGTVFVNVGRGTVVDEDALLEALDNGQVSYACLDVFAVEPLPQDSPLWNHPKVMVSPHTSALSAAENRLIAERFCSNLRTFLNGGDLPHLVDPVHFY